Genomic DNA from Leptospira broomii serovar Hurstbridge str. 5399:
CCCGGGTTCGTCAAAAACGTTCGATATGTTTGTAGATTCGTCTCCAAACAAAAAAGAGAAAGAAGCCGAAGCGAACTATTCAAAGATAAGGCCAAATTCTTAAAAATAGGGATTTACCATCCATGAATAAAATTGAATTTAGTAGTGGATTCATAGAATCGTACAAAATCCTAAATCGGGATCCGAATTTGCGATGAGAAGGAAAGAATTGAAAGATGGATCGACTCTGATCAGTGTCTATTTTGGGAATAGGAAGCATTTCTTTCCGAAGCTGAAAAATTCCTTTGGACAATTTTCATCAGTCCGGGCTTCCTGTTTTTACGGTAAGACCTTCGAGTTTAGATCATGAAAAAATCGGATCCAATTGCAAACTCCCAAAAGGGGAAGCCTCCCACGAAGTCCAAAAAAAGCCTTCTTCTCCCTGAACAAGTCGATTTGAAGGATACGGTTGGTCAGCAAGAAATTTCCAAGTTTCCCGAGCCGCCGGTACCGGTCTGCAATCTAAAAATAGGCTCCATGGACTTTTGGAGCTACGTTCTAAAGGACTTCCATCCGGAGATTGAAAAGCATCAGATCTACGTTCGTCACTTACGGGATTGCACTATGTGTTGTCAGATAGTAGACGAATATCTTGAAACGCATCCCGAATCCCGAGTCATATTCTCCAAGAAAAATCTTTTGGGAGATCCAAATCCGAGCGGTTTCGTATTCGAAGAGCAAGGGATCAAATTTTATAAAGCCATTTCCTTTTTTATCCGTAAGAGGAAATCCGTCTTATTTCTTTATTATCTGATCGTCATCGGGCCTTTGGCGATCGGGGCAATCGCGCTTTTAAGATCCTGGTTTTATAAATAAATGAGAACATCCCTTTTGTATCAAGATAGTTCCATGAAAACCACTCCAATGCCTGCGAGCGGGCGGAAACTCCGCCTAGTTGTACTTTTATCCTTGGGCTTTTTCCTGAATACCGTAGGTTGCGGTGAAATGAGTTCGGAAGAAAAAAAGAAAACGTACATCTCCGCCATCGAATCTTATAAATCGAACCGAATCCAAGATGCAAAGCAAGCGTTAGAACGAATCTACAAAGACGATCCTAATTTTCTGGATACTGCTTTTCATTTAGGGAAAATCTATTATTACGAAAAGGACTTTCAGAATTCGGAAAAAATTCTGGAAGAAGCTTTCGAATCCAACCCTAAAAATTTTAACGTTTGGTCCACTCTTTTGAGATGCAAATACGCGACGGCGAAGGATATTCAGAGCAGGGAAAAACTTCTGCTTTCAGTAGAAGAATTTCTACGTTCGGATTCGGAAAATTTAGACGTTCTTTTTATTCAAGGTAGATTATTCGAAGATCTTAGACGGCCGGATCGGGCGATCATGTCGTATAATCAAATGCGTCTGGTTGGGAGAAAAACTGCCTTGGCTTACGCTCGACTCTCCGCAATCTATTCGAAAGACAAAAAGAAATCGGAAGCGTTCAAGCGAAAGGTCGATTTATTTTCCAACGAATCTATAGAGGATTAGAATTTGAAATTTTTAAAGATTTATTCCGAAGCGTTTCAAGAGAATTGGAGATACTCGATCCGTCCCGAAACGATCCTGGAGATCAGTCCCGCGACATTTTTACTTCACACTCTGAGAATCCAAGGCTTGTATTTCGGGACGTACGTAGTATTTAATATGCTCGTTTCGTTCGCCAATTGGAAGAAGGTTCAGTCGTTTTCGTCCGTTATGCGCACCTATTATAATGAGGGAAAAATCTCGTTTTCGATGTTTTTGTTCAATGTTTTTCCCTGGAATCTTTTTACTCTTGTTTTTTCTTTTCTTCTTGCAATGCTCATTGCCGGAAGCTTGAGTCATCTCTTTCTTTGGTTGCTCGGAGAAGAAAGGAAATCGTATTTCAGGATCCTAGGGATTACGGCATTCAGTAATTTTTATATTCTTCTTTCCTTTTTTCCGATCCTTCTACTGTTCAATATTGCTCCGGGTAGCTTTAGGCAGGATACGTTTAAGCTAGTTTTTTTTCTAAGTTTGAACGGAATCTTTTTATTGGCCGGGTTTCTCCTTCAAGCGATTCTATTTGTGAGAGGGCTAAAATCCTGCTTCGGTTTAAATACAGGGAAGGCCGTCTTAACCTGGTCCTTCCCACTTGTATTATTCGCTTTCTTGATTACTATTTCCTTGAAGTAATGCAAAAGAGCAGATTAACGACCCATCTAGGCCACTCCAGCGTGGATCAGAGAATCCTTGTCTTGTCGAAAATTCTAATTCGAAGTCGGTTCGATAGGAGTCTGAGCCAGCTTACTGGACCATTTCGCCGGGATTTTGATTTTTTGCGGGGCAATGCAACGAACTCCTCCACCTATATTATTGGTATACATAGTGCAGCCCGTCGTCTCAAATTCTTTGGGGAGATACGATAAGGCGGAATCTACTGTTTCAAAATAGATGACCGTGATTTCCGGATTGCTCTTGAATAGATTCAAAACATAAGCAACTGGCGATTCCAGAAATCCGCTCTTTGCCTTATAGTAAGCCGGAAGTTTTTCCTGCGGTTCGATTTTCGATCGATGAAAATAATAAGCGGCGGCCCGAATCGATGCCGCTTCCATGAGGACACGAGGATAAGCCGACGTAGGAAATTGCTGGTTGGAAGCCACACTAAATCGATCTTCCATCGTTTCTCCCGAGGATAATTTATAAAAAATTCTAAATTCTGCAAAAGCGGCCATGTCATCGGCCACGAGTAAATTTACGGGTTGGATGGTGATAGACCGGGACTCGGATGGTGCTGTTTGAAGTTGGATTCCGGTCTCCTTTCGAAAGATTCCAACGAACGGTTTTAGAAGAAAATTCGGCGATTCTTTAATCGGAATCCATTGAGGGATTTTCACCGTTTCAAAGGCACTGGTTCCGAATGGGTAAAAAATTTGCGGCTTAAATGTCTCATCGATTTTGAGAGCGACGCTTATTTTTTCCTCGGCAAGATGCATTTCTTTGGCGCTCGGATTTGCGGCAGTACAGGAGGAAATTTGAATGCAAGATGAAACGACCAATAGTAGAGTCACGCTATGTATGATTCTTTTTTTCATAAAAATCTTGGAGTCAGGTAGGTTTTAGAGGCTCCAAGGAAAGTATGGCGGCAACTTACTGCGATACGCAATCATTTATTTTTCCCTTTCATGAGGCTCATTGAGGAAAGAATAGGCTCGATTAAAGCTCCCTCTGCTCGGCCGTAATCGAAACGAGTTATGTGTGTGCGATTAGAAAGTCCAAGATGTCATGAAAACGACGGAGCAGCCCTCCCCCCGTCGGGATAAATATCTCAAATCAGAGTCAAACGGCAGAAATAGCGATTTTATGGAGAAATTAGGGTTATAAAATTTTAATTATTTATAATATTTAACGTATCGAATATTCCGAACATTTAGTAATTTAAAGAAAGGCGTTCCTAAGCAATCTAAAATTTCGACCAAACGATTTTCAAGAAAAAGGGAAGCACCATAGAGGCCAAACAAGATAAAAATCACCTAAAAGTAATCCAAGCGAATTTAGACTTAATTAAGGAAAAAAAAATTCTCGAACCTTTCGCCGAGGGCAATCGGCATTGATTAAATAGGTGCGGCTCATCAGACT
This window encodes:
- a CDS encoding tetratricopeptide repeat protein, with product MKTTPMPASGRKLRLVVLLSLGFFLNTVGCGEMSSEEKKKTYISAIESYKSNRIQDAKQALERIYKDDPNFLDTAFHLGKIYYYEKDFQNSEKILEEAFESNPKNFNVWSTLLRCKYATAKDIQSREKLLLSVEEFLRSDSENLDVLFIQGRLFEDLRRPDRAIMSYNQMRLVGRKTALAYARLSAIYSKDKKKSEAFKRKVDLFSNESIED
- a CDS encoding HAD family hydrolase, with the translated sequence MKFLKIYSEAFQENWRYSIRPETILEISPATFLLHTLRIQGLYFGTYVVFNMLVSFANWKKVQSFSSVMRTYYNEGKISFSMFLFNVFPWNLFTLVFSFLLAMLIAGSLSHLFLWLLGEERKSYFRILGITAFSNFYILLSFFPILLLFNIAPGSFRQDTFKLVFFLSLNGIFLLAGFLLQAILFVRGLKSCFGLNTGKAVLTWSFPLVLFAFLITISLK